One window of Sphingobacteriales bacterium genomic DNA carries:
- a CDS encoding OmpA family protein has product MFTRNQPDEHNVWISFADLFSGFMVIFIVVSLALFQRDTELEQAKYHELATVFKNKLESSSIRSMVSVADNATIRFATDNVKSALFLDGDANPQPKILKAIDVFIPIFYGELQKFYKESKQKDAKFEISEVRIEGHTNQVGSYLFNLNLSSNRALEVQKYIINKLENDGNFSKSFVQFIKMNSISCGYSFSRMLDSKGNLTQSKPDTVKSKRVEFRILLRKK; this is encoded by the coding sequence ATGTTTACCCGCAACCAACCCGATGAACACAATGTTTGGATAAGTTTTGCCGATTTGTTTTCGGGGTTTATGGTCATATTCATTGTCGTGTCTTTAGCCCTGTTTCAGCGAGACACGGAATTGGAACAAGCGAAATATCACGAATTGGCAACTGTATTTAAAAACAAGTTAGAATCATCAAGCATTCGAAGTATGGTCAGCGTAGCCGACAATGCTACCATACGTTTTGCCACTGATAATGTAAAAAGTGCTTTGTTTTTAGACGGTGATGCCAATCCCCAACCCAAAATATTAAAAGCTATAGATGTGTTTATTCCAATCTTTTATGGCGAGTTACAAAAATTTTATAAAGAAAGCAAACAAAAAGATGCTAAATTTGAAATCAGCGAAGTACGAATAGAGGGTCATACAAACCAAGTTGGTAGTTATCTTTTTAACCTAAATCTATCTAGTAATCGAGCTTTGGAGGTGCAGAAATATATAATAAATAAGTTAGAAAATGATGGTAATTTTAGTAAAAGTTTTGTGCAATTTATTAAGATGAATTCTATATCCTGTGGATATTCTTTTTCACGTATGTTAGACAGTAAAGGTAACTTAACACAATCAAAGCCAGATACAGTCAAATCGAAGCGAGTAGAGTTTCGAATCCTTCTGCGCAAAAAGTAA
- a CDS encoding acetyl-CoA C-acyltransferase: MFDAYVIDAVRTPIGSYGGVLSSVRPDDLAATVIKALLQRNPAIRPADIEDVILGAANQAGEDNRNVARMALLLAGLPIETGGVTVNRLCASGLQAIMDATRAAKLGEGLAFIAGGSESMSRAPFVMPKSDTPFSRQAHIYDTTMGWRFINPELSRLYHPYTMGETAENVAKAWNISRLEQDEFALASQEKYWKAFAEGKFTSEIVPVEVQLNKKVPPSYIATDEHPRQTSAEKLAKLPPAFIKDGTVTAGNSSGINDGAAALLIVNEAMVKQHQLTPLARVVSMAVAGVHPQYMGIGPVPATNKALQRAGLTISDIDLIELNEAFAAQAIACMRDLNLNPGLVNVNGGAIALGHPLGCSGARISATLLHELQRRPNARYGLATMCIGVGQGAAVIYEKC, encoded by the coding sequence ATGTTCGATGCCTATGTGATTGATGCAGTGCGCACTCCGATTGGAAGTTATGGAGGAGTACTCAGCAGTGTTCGCCCTGACGATTTGGCGGCAACTGTGATAAAAGCTCTGTTGCAGCGAAACCCCGCTATACGACCGGCAGATATTGAAGATGTGATTTTGGGTGCGGCCAATCAGGCGGGCGAAGATAACCGCAATGTGGCCAGAATGGCGCTGCTTTTGGCCGGTTTGCCCATAGAAACCGGCGGTGTTACGGTCAACCGTCTTTGCGCTTCGGGATTGCAGGCAATTATGGATGCAACAAGAGCAGCCAAATTGGGAGAAGGGTTGGCCTTTATTGCAGGAGGCTCGGAAAGCATGAGCCGCGCGCCTTTTGTGATGCCAAAGTCCGATACTCCTTTTAGCAGGCAAGCCCATATTTACGACACCACGATGGGATGGAGGTTTATAAACCCCGAACTTTCGAGATTGTACCATCCTTATACAATGGGCGAAACCGCCGAAAATGTGGCCAAGGCATGGAACATCAGCAGATTGGAACAAGACGAATTTGCCTTAGCTTCTCAGGAAAAATACTGGAAAGCTTTTGCCGAAGGGAAGTTTACCTCCGAAATAGTGCCCGTGGAAGTACAGCTAAACAAGAAAGTTCCCCCTTCATATATCGCCACCGATGAACATCCCCGCCAAACATCTGCCGAAAAGCTGGCAAAACTCCCTCCTGCTTTTATCAAAGACGGAACGGTAACGGCAGGCAACTCATCGGGCATTAACGACGGTGCTGCTGCGTTGCTCATTGTGAATGAAGCGATGGTCAAACAACATCAATTGACCCCCTTAGCAAGGGTTGTCAGCATGGCTGTGGCAGGAGTACATCCCCAATATATGGGCATAGGGCCGGTTCCGGCAACCAACAAAGCCCTTCAACGAGCCGGGCTAACCATATCTGATATTGACCTGATAGAACTGAACGAGGCATTCGCAGCGCAAGCCATTGCCTGTATGCGCGACCTGAATCTGAACCCCGGCCTTGTCAATGTGAATGGCGGAGCAATCGCCCTGGGGCATCCCCTCGGATGTTCGGGAGCCAGGATTAGTGCAACCCTATTGCATGAACTTCAAAGGCGGCCAAATGCCCGATATGGTTTGGCGACTATGTGTATCGGGGTGGGCCAGGGTGCCGCCGTTATCTACGAAAAATGCTAA